One genomic region from Thermomicrobiales bacterium encodes:
- a CDS encoding RidA family protein, which produces MTQREILRSDKLPVPTSPYSVATIWGNLLFTSGQVADDTSLDTAGQTQQIMEKLMLIMEEAGTSIDNALKATCFLSDINDFQEFNAVYRSYLSEDKPARSTIEAKLANPSMRVEIEMIVGIPSKD; this is translated from the coding sequence ATGACACAACGCGAGATTCTCCGGTCGGACAAGCTGCCGGTTCCGACGAGCCCGTATTCGGTGGCGACGATCTGGGGCAACCTGCTTTTCACTTCTGGCCAGGTTGCCGACGATACGTCGCTCGACACGGCGGGGCAGACGCAGCAGATCATGGAAAAGCTCATGCTGATTATGGAAGAAGCCGGCACGAGCATCGATAACGCGTTGAAGGCGACCTGCTTCCTGTCCGACATCAACGACTTCCAGGAGTTCAATGCGGTCTACCGCAGCTACCTGAGCGAGGACAAGCCGGCCCGCTCGACGATCGAGGCCAAGCTGGCCAATCCGTCGATGCGCGTCGAGATCGAAATGATTGTCGGTATCCCGTCCAAGGACTGA
- a CDS encoding metal-sensitive transcriptional regulator — MKLIPPDENPEVEQASEHDHHASYAADKAKILARLRRMEGQVRGVQRMIEEDKYCVDVLTQISSIIAASRAVGMLVLEDHIRGCVVNADEKDTEVVLTELTDAIERFSRSVG, encoded by the coding sequence ATGAAACTGATTCCACCTGACGAGAACCCGGAAGTTGAGCAGGCAAGCGAGCACGATCATCACGCCTCGTATGCTGCCGACAAAGCCAAGATCCTCGCCCGATTGCGCAGGATGGAGGGCCAGGTGCGCGGTGTTCAGCGCATGATCGAAGAGGATAAGTATTGCGTCGACGTGTTGACGCAGATCTCCTCGATCATTGCTGCCTCACGCGCCGTTGGCATGCTGGTTCTGGAGGATCACATACGCGGCTGTGTCGTGAACGCCGATGAAAAGGACACCGAGGTCGTCCTGACGGAACTCACCGATGCGATCGAGCGCTTCTCGCGTTCCGTCGGATGA
- a CDS encoding RNA polymerase sigma factor: MKIVDEQPTDETALLERAKSGDVAAWEEIVRRYQDVVLRTAWLITGSRADADDAAQEAFIKAWLAIDRFRSGSPFRPWILRIAGNEARNRRRSDSRRERLASRVNRATLTVTTEPSAEDIAVAQDTRRVVLAAVDDLNDDERLVVVCRYMLGLSEAETAELAGCPKGTVKSRLSRALRRLREQMTSPDGRDSLESTHDAVVNRHER; encoded by the coding sequence ATGAAGATCGTTGACGAGCAGCCGACGGACGAAACGGCGCTCCTTGAGCGCGCAAAATCTGGCGATGTCGCGGCGTGGGAAGAGATCGTGCGCCGCTATCAGGACGTCGTGCTCCGCACCGCCTGGCTGATCACCGGTTCGCGCGCCGATGCCGACGATGCCGCGCAGGAAGCATTCATCAAAGCCTGGCTTGCAATTGACCGCTTCCGCTCCGGTAGCCCGTTTCGCCCATGGATCTTGCGCATCGCCGGGAACGAAGCGCGCAATCGACGTCGCAGCGATTCGCGGCGCGAGCGCCTCGCCTCGCGAGTCAACCGCGCGACATTAACCGTCACGACAGAGCCATCCGCTGAAGACATCGCCGTCGCGCAGGACACGAGGCGCGTCGTGCTGGCCGCAGTAGACGACTTGAACGACGACGAACGCCTCGTCGTCGTGTGCCGCTACATGCTCGGCCTGTCTGAGGCGGAAACAGCCGAGCTCGCCGGTTGTCCGAAGGGCACGGTAAAGTCGCGACTGTCGCGCGCGCTCAGGCGGCTACGGGAGCAGATGACTTCGCCGGACGGCCGAGACTCTTTGGAGAGCACGCATGACGCAGTGGTCAACCGCCATGAACGCTGA
- a CDS encoding MFS transporter, producing the protein MTVDRASSSAHAITDTAGPAPATTRNEPVPPLKDPALDNVASWKKPFLALDQEGFRNLWLGMLPGTMAMQMGMITTGYVAFDISGSAASVGFVSLGSGIPMLLLGLVGGVVADRFPKRNVLLLTQTLIGVAAVLNAILVLTGVVQIWHLMAVAAIQGTGFAFNMPSRQAFIGQLVSRDRLMNAVALNNAGMNFCRVIGPSIAGALIAVPFIGAGGVYVIMAAMYGYVVISLLRINDRGVPLGTQRPPPIDSLREGLRYIRGNGVVSTLLTLAFVPVLLGMPYQQLMPVFAEDVFNVGPSALGLLLTFNGIGALAGSLTIAGLTAFQRKGLLQMGLGIAFGLSLAVFAFSESFHIGLGTLLIIGFVSSGYQALNSTLVMNNCDPAYHGRVMSVYMLTFSAMPLAVVPYGALSDAFTAPLTIGIGALLLAAIIAVVGIVHPSYRFIR; encoded by the coding sequence GTGACGGTTGATCGAGCCAGCTCGTCAGCACACGCCATCACCGACACAGCCGGACCCGCCCCAGCGACGACACGCAACGAACCTGTGCCGCCCCTGAAGGATCCTGCTCTCGACAACGTTGCTTCCTGGAAGAAGCCGTTCCTGGCGCTTGACCAGGAGGGCTTTCGTAACCTCTGGCTGGGCATGCTGCCCGGCACCATGGCCATGCAAATGGGCATGATCACAACTGGCTATGTCGCGTTCGACATCTCCGGCTCGGCGGCTTCGGTCGGGTTCGTTTCACTTGGCTCCGGCATTCCAATGTTGTTGCTCGGCCTTGTGGGCGGTGTCGTTGCCGACCGATTCCCGAAACGCAATGTCTTGCTGCTCACACAGACACTCATCGGCGTTGCCGCCGTCCTCAACGCAATTCTCGTCCTGACCGGTGTCGTTCAGATCTGGCATCTCATGGCAGTCGCAGCCATTCAAGGCACCGGATTCGCTTTCAACATGCCCTCGCGGCAGGCATTCATCGGCCAGCTCGTCAGCCGCGACCGGCTGATGAACGCTGTCGCGCTGAACAACGCCGGCATGAACTTCTGTCGTGTCATCGGGCCGTCAATCGCCGGCGCGCTCATCGCTGTGCCGTTCATCGGTGCTGGGGGCGTCTATGTCATCATGGCGGCGATGTACGGCTACGTCGTCATCAGCCTGCTTCGCATCAACGATCGCGGCGTGCCGCTCGGTACGCAGCGTCCGCCGCCAATAGATTCGCTCCGCGAGGGTCTGCGATACATCCGCGGCAATGGCGTCGTCTCGACGCTGCTGACGCTGGCGTTTGTGCCGGTGCTTCTCGGTATGCCGTACCAGCAACTGATGCCAGTCTTCGCCGAAGATGTCTTCAACGTCGGGCCAAGCGCACTCGGCCTGCTGCTCACGTTCAATGGCATCGGCGCGCTTGCCGGCTCGCTGACGATCGCGGGGTTGACGGCATTCCAGCGCAAGGGTCTGCTTCAGATGGGTCTGGGCATCGCGTTCGGTCTCTCATTGGCTGTCTTCGCCTTCAGCGAGTCGTTTCACATCGGGCTCGGGACACTCCTGATCATCGGCTTCGTTTCGTCCGGGTATCAAGCGCTGAACAGCACGCTGGTCATGAACAACTGCGATCCTGCCTATCATGGTCGGGTGATGAGCGTCTACATGCTCACGTTCTCGGCAATGCCGCTTGCAGTTGTTCCGTATGGCGCGCTCTCGGATGCCTTCACCGCGCCACTCACGATCGGTATCGGCGCGCTCCTGCTGGCAGCGATCATCGCTGTCGTCGGCATCGTGCATCCGTCGTATCGCTTCATTCGCTGA
- a CDS encoding L,D-transpeptidase, translated as MRAALPYRAFARFAVAAMIVFTVFAGVVTPQSAAAEDTPAQLPVTAQGMAAKAYFPPTSHTLSGSLLTSWMDTGLMIIGYPISEPVQEKGRTVQYFERSRLEVWPENAGTKWEVQGTLLGTWLAEQRYGKNRNNPAFTPLPAGSTSDNPDRVIFPETMHSLAYSFKNYWDQNGGLWQFGFPISEEFQEDGFTVQYFERARFEWHPEFAGTQYEVLLGLLGNDYAKELKIPTTPVAQPADALIYDAGVFNPQIANAFRNGTGMWWARVSTDAVSIRTAPRADAPAMDVVYNRRPIPIHAVVKGDVREGSDAWYLTDNYGYVPAVYVSPLVLNAPPQTFSGHWVDVNLSQFYAVAYSGNTPTYVAIIAAGRDGKTPVGVFNVQYQVRSEIMDSATVGIPHGSPGWYYLENVEYTQY; from the coding sequence GTGCGGGCAGCACTTCCGTATCGCGCGTTCGCGAGATTCGCCGTGGCGGCGATGATCGTTTTCACGGTTTTTGCCGGTGTTGTGACACCACAATCTGCAGCAGCCGAGGACACTCCAGCGCAGCTTCCAGTCACTGCGCAGGGAATGGCGGCGAAGGCGTATTTCCCGCCGACCAGTCACACGCTCTCCGGCTCTCTGCTGACCTCCTGGATGGATACCGGCTTGATGATCATCGGCTATCCGATCTCTGAGCCGGTGCAGGAGAAGGGCCGAACAGTCCAGTACTTCGAGCGATCGCGCCTTGAGGTCTGGCCAGAGAACGCCGGCACGAAGTGGGAAGTGCAGGGAACGCTGCTGGGCACCTGGCTGGCTGAGCAGCGCTACGGCAAGAATCGCAACAATCCTGCGTTCACGCCGCTGCCCGCAGGCTCGACGAGTGACAACCCGGATCGCGTCATCTTCCCCGAAACAATGCACTCGTTGGCGTACTCCTTCAAGAATTACTGGGATCAGAACGGCGGCCTGTGGCAGTTCGGATTTCCGATTTCGGAAGAGTTTCAGGAAGACGGCTTCACTGTCCAGTACTTCGAGCGCGCGCGTTTTGAGTGGCACCCGGAATTTGCTGGAACGCAGTACGAGGTACTGCTGGGGCTGCTTGGCAACGACTACGCCAAGGAGTTGAAGATCCCGACGACTCCGGTCGCGCAGCCGGCCGACGCGCTCATCTATGACGCGGGCGTATTCAACCCGCAGATCGCCAATGCGTTCCGCAACGGAACCGGCATGTGGTGGGCACGAGTGTCAACCGACGCCGTCTCGATCCGTACAGCGCCGCGCGCCGACGCGCCGGCGATGGACGTCGTCTACAATCGTCGGCCGATCCCGATTCACGCGGTTGTCAAGGGTGATGTTCGTGAGGGCAGTGACGCCTGGTACCTGACCGACAACTATGGCTACGTGCCAGCGGTCTACGTGTCGCCGCTGGTCCTCAATGCGCCGCCGCAGACATTCAGTGGGCACTGGGTGGACGTGAACCTCAGCCAGTTTTATGCGGTTGCCTACAGCGGCAATACGCCGACGTATGTCGCGATCATCGCTGCGGGGCGAGACGGGAAGACGCCAGTCGGCGTGTTCAATGTCCAGTATCAGGTGCGTTCCGAGATCATGGATTCGGCAACGGTCGGCATTCCGCACGGGTCGCCGGGCTGGTACTACCTGGAGAATGTCGAATACACCCAGTAC